A genomic segment from Clarias gariepinus isolate MV-2021 ecotype Netherlands chromosome 11, CGAR_prim_01v2, whole genome shotgun sequence encodes:
- the LOC128532921 gene encoding E3 ubiquitin/ISG15 ligase TRIM25-like produces MAKAEKSSYEDQFRCSVCLDILKEPVTIPCGHNYCMSCINDFWSGLGQNAVYSCPQCRETFSPRPALKKNRLLAEVMEKMENASDQAGTSDQNTSTRVKSECDFCIGAKNKAEMFCLQCLASYCELHLQPHYESPVFMKHKLVPVSAQIQKNICSHHGKLMDIYCCDDQQCICYMCMVECHKNHQTSSVESERIKHQGALETTKMECQQMIAQREEGLMKLTKAVTSIKSFAQAAEENSESMFTELINSMKRRRSEVKTLIRAQEKTELSRVEVLRQPLDRELAELRAKMTEIDQLSATHDHIEFIRKHTSVHSMPIFNDLPSITYMTHNPSGNISISEVKEHIEDVCQQEIARISKEVMDIYIVEPSEPETREDFLQYFCDLHVDLNSINNSLCLSEGDRKVTQSLTAQQYPDHPERFDHFANVLCKEVLYGRCYWEAECTGNDWSVAVSYKGIWRKGGSNKCRLGFNAKSWRLSCSKKGYYFRHNQKLISLRQLNSTTVGVYLNQSAGTLSFYSVSEQMTLLHKVQATFTEPLYAGFGVGGGSAVQIRKKC; encoded by the exons atggCTAAAGCTGAGAAATCTTCCTATGAAGATCAGTTTCGTTGCTCAGTGTGCCTGGACATTCTAAAGGAACCAGTTACTATTCCTTGTGGACACAACTACTGCATGAGCTGTATTAATGACTTCTGGTCAGGCTTGGGTCAGAACGCTGTGTACAGCTGCCCTCAGTGCAGGGAGACGTTTTCTCCAAGGCCTGCCCTGAAGAAGAACAGACTTTTGGCTGAAGTGATGGAGAAAATGGAAAATGCTTCAGATCAGGCTGGAACTTCTGATCAGAATACCTCGACAAGAGTAAAATCGGAGTGTGACTTTTGCATAGGAGCCAAAAACAAAGCAGAGATGTTCTGTTTGCAGTGTTTAGCCTCGTACTGTGAGCTTCACCTCCAGCCTCACTACGAATCTCCTGTTTTCATGAAGCACAAACTTGTCCCGGTGTCCGCGCAAATACAGAAAAACATCTGTTCTCATCACGGCAAACTGATGGATATTTACTGTTGTGATGACCAGCAGTGTATCTGTTACATGTGTATGGTTGAATGTCACAAAAACCACCAAACATCATCTGTGGAATCTGAGAGGATCAAACATCAG GGTGCCTTGGAAACGACAAAGATGGAGTGCCAGCAGATGATTGCTCAAAGAGAGGAAGGCCTAATGAAGCTCACCAAGGCTGTGACATCTATTAAG AGTTTTGCACAGGCAGCAGAGGAGAACAGTGAGAGCATGTTCACTGAGCTGATCAACTCCATGAAGAGAAGACGCTCAGAGGTGAAAACGCTGATCAGAGCTCAAGAAAAGACCGAACTGAGTCGAGTCGAGGTACTTCGCCAGCCGCTGGATCGTGAGCTCGCAGAGCTGAGGGCAAAAATGACTGAAATAGACCAGCTTTCAGCTACACACGATCACATCGAATTCATCAGG aaacaCACATCTGTTCATTCCATGCCCATATTTAATGACTTGCCCTCCATAACCTATATGACCCATAATCCTTCtggaaacatttccatttctgaAGTCAAAGAACACATTGAGGATGTCTGTCAACAGGAAATAGCAAGGATATCAAAAGAAG TTATGGACATCTATATTGTGGAGCCTTCAGAGCCAGAGACCAGAGAGGATTTTTTGCAAT ATTTCTGTGATCTTCATGTGGATCTGAACAGCATCAATAACAGCCTTTGTCTATCAGAGGGAGACAGAAAAGTGACCCAGTCTCTTACAGCCCAGCAATATCCTGACCATCCTGAGAGATTTGACCACTTTGCAAATGTCTTATGTAAAGAAGTTCTTTATGGCCGGTGTTACTGGGAAGCTGAGTGCACCGGTAATGATTGGTCTGTAGCAGTTTCATACAAAGGAATCTGGCGTAAAGGAGGCAGTAATAAGTGTAGACTTGGGTTTAATGCTAAGTCCTGGAGGTTGTCCTGCTCTAAGAAAGGATATTATTTCAGACATAACCAAAAATTGATCAGTCTTCGTCAGTTAAATTCGACAACTGTTGGTGTGTACCTGAACCAAagtgcaggaactctgtccttTTACAGTGTTTCTGAACAGATGACCCTTCTCCATAAAGTTCAGGCAACATTTACTGAGCCACTCTATGCAGGGTTTGGGGTTGGTGGTGGCTCAGCTGTTCAAATTCggaaaaaatgctga